Proteins encoded in a region of the Deltaproteobacteria bacterium genome:
- the yidC gene encoding membrane protein insertase YidC encodes MEKRVLLAFALSIAVFVIWSYFFGPEPKAPEPTTVPSEEIAKRAGERAAPVTRTAETEFPTRTTKPLPQETVYRSAKEVIVKTDLYTARFTETGGRLTSLTLDKYRLDTSPGSPPKELVTVESPQDFPLRTYFLADSVPGLGRAHFSADRETITVNSARQRQRLTFTHETKDGLEVIKVFTFHHDSYLIDLEVMLRNLSAETIDDNLVLELTSSAFKRKKRYSFAGLGLLVGDDLHEIKIDKIEKGLAKIKQGNYSLIWAGYEDQYFLAVALPERQDKTKVKAVPLGERGLRLSLINSAVMLAPHTEKSYRYALYYGPKDYKLLKSLNNGLVRSIYFGWFDILAKPILVFMLWLHQYVKNYGVTIIVLTILIKILFFPLTHKSQKSMREMQKLQPKVVKLREKYKNDRQAMNQEMMQLYRSYKVNPVGGCLPIAIQIPVFIALYRLLDYSLELRHAPFWLWIQDLSAPDRLFNFAFQIPFMQEPSGIPVLTLLMGATMFLQQKMQPMPGDPTQAKIMMFMPLFFTVIFLNFPAGLVLYWLVNNLLTIGQQFYTNKFAS; translated from the coding sequence ATGGAAAAAAGAGTTTTACTGGCGTTTGCCCTTTCCATTGCTGTTTTTGTCATCTGGTCATATTTCTTCGGGCCTGAGCCTAAGGCCCCAGAGCCTACTACAGTCCCTTCAGAAGAGATAGCTAAACGCGCTGGTGAAAGAGCTGCGCCGGTCACCCGAACAGCGGAAACGGAGTTTCCGACCCGAACGACCAAACCCCTTCCCCAGGAGACCGTTTATCGTTCCGCCAAGGAAGTTATCGTTAAAACCGACCTTTACACCGCCCGGTTTACCGAGACCGGCGGCCGTCTCACCAGTTTAACCCTTGATAAATACCGCCTAGACACCAGCCCGGGTTCTCCGCCCAAGGAGCTGGTCACGGTGGAGTCGCCGCAGGATTTTCCTTTACGAACATACTTCCTGGCTGACTCGGTGCCCGGACTTGGCAGGGCCCATTTTTCTGCGGACAGGGAAACCATCACCGTCAACTCCGCCCGTCAGCGGCAGCGGCTGACCTTCACCCATGAAACAAAGGACGGCCTGGAAGTAATCAAGGTTTTCACCTTTCACCATGACTCGTATTTGATAGACCTGGAGGTGATGCTTCGCAACCTGTCCGCAGAGACCATTGACGACAACCTGGTGCTCGAACTGACCAGCAGCGCGTTTAAGCGAAAAAAACGCTACTCTTTCGCCGGACTTGGTCTCCTGGTGGGCGACGACCTTCATGAAATAAAGATTGACAAGATCGAGAAGGGGCTGGCCAAGATCAAGCAAGGCAACTACTCCCTGATCTGGGCCGGATATGAGGATCAGTATTTCCTGGCCGTGGCTCTGCCGGAAAGACAGGACAAGACCAAGGTCAAGGCCGTTCCCCTCGGAGAACGCGGACTGCGCCTCAGCCTGATCAACTCCGCGGTCATGCTGGCGCCTCACACCGAGAAATCTTACCGCTATGCCCTGTATTACGGCCCCAAGGACTACAAGCTGCTCAAGTCGCTCAACAACGGGCTGGTGCGTTCGATCTACTTCGGCTGGTTCGATATCCTGGCCAAGCCTATTCTTGTCTTCATGCTTTGGCTGCACCAGTATGTGAAGAACTACGGGGTCACCATCATCGTCCTGACCATCCTCATTAAGATACTTTTCTTTCCGCTGACGCATAAAAGCCAAAAGTCCATGAGGGAGATGCAAAAGCTCCAGCCAAAAGTCGTGAAACTGCGGGAAAAATATAAAAATGACCGGCAGGCCATGAACCAGGAGATGATGCAGTTATATCGGAGTTATAAAGTCAACCCCGTGGGGGGCTGCCTGCCCATTGCCATCCAGATACCGGTTTTCATCGCCCTCTATCGCCTCCTGGATTACTCGCTCGAACTGAGGCATGCGCCTTTCTGGCTCTGGATTCAGGACCTTTCCGCTCCGGACCGGCTTTTTAACTTTGCCTTCCAGATCCCTTTTATGCAGGAACCGTCAGGCATCCCGGTCCTGACCCTGCTCATGGGCGCGACCATGTTTCTTCAGCAAAAAATGCAGCCCATGCCCGGGGACCCCACCCAGGCGAAGATCATGATGTTCATGCCCCTCTTTTTCACCGTTATTTTTCTCAACTTTCCCGCGGGATTGGTTCTCTACTGGCTGGTCAATAACCTGCTTACCATCGGCCAACAATTCTACACCAATAAATTCGCGTCCTAG
- the mnmE gene encoding tRNA uridine-5-carboxymethylaminomethyl(34) synthesis GTPase MnmE, whose product MERLPHSATIAAISTAVGPGGIAIVRLSGPDSLSIIAKIFRPTGSRHPLAFHKLYLGEIVDPETNRAVDQVLCSCMRSPHTYTREDVVEINAHGGPVVTRRILDLVLAAGARMAEPGEFTRRAFLAGRIDLSQAEAVAELVAARSQAEADLALAQLSGELQQEVEALKEPLIDVLAHLEVALDFPDEDAEIIQGAEAASRLTDEVLGPLDRLLMAYESGRIYREGLQAAIIGRPNVGKSSLLNRLARDERAIVTPTPGTTRDVIEVEALIEGVPMTLVDTAGLEATARDEAEAEGQRRAAARLAAADLVLFVLDRSQPLSHEDRRILSLTRNDHTIAVLNKADLAPAFSMPEAQELLGSIPALSVSAKTGEGLAELKAQIFENVTGGRTSPNHVPHLAPNLRHKQALQQARSPLRRAIQGLKQDLAPELIALEIRSTLDAIGLITGQTTTDEILDRIFEKFCLGK is encoded by the coding sequence ATGGAACGGCTCCCTCATTCCGCCACCATCGCGGCCATCTCCACGGCCGTCGGCCCGGGTGGCATCGCCATCGTCCGCCTCTCCGGCCCGGACAGCTTGAGCATTATTGCAAAAATTTTTCGGCCGACCGGGTCCCGCCATCCGCTTGCGTTCCATAAGCTCTACCTCGGAGAGATCGTTGACCCTGAAACGAACCGCGCCGTGGATCAGGTCCTCTGCTCCTGTATGCGCAGCCCCCACACCTACACCCGTGAGGATGTGGTTGAGATCAATGCGCACGGCGGGCCGGTCGTAACCCGTCGCATCCTGGACCTGGTCCTGGCCGCCGGGGCCCGCATGGCCGAGCCTGGGGAGTTTACCAGACGCGCCTTTCTGGCCGGCCGCATTGACCTCTCCCAGGCCGAGGCCGTGGCCGAACTGGTGGCGGCGCGCAGCCAGGCTGAGGCCGACCTGGCCCTGGCCCAGCTCAGCGGCGAACTCCAACAGGAAGTGGAAGCGCTCAAAGAACCTCTAATTGACGTCCTGGCTCATCTTGAGGTCGCCCTGGATTTCCCGGACGAAGACGCCGAGATCATCCAGGGCGCGGAGGCGGCGAGCAGATTGACAGATGAGGTTCTGGGGCCCCTGGACAGGCTCCTTATGGCCTATGAATCCGGCCGCATCTATCGCGAGGGCCTTCAGGCCGCCATCATCGGGCGGCCGAACGTGGGCAAGTCCAGCCTGCTGAACCGGCTCGCCAGGGATGAACGCGCCATCGTTACCCCCACCCCGGGCACGACGCGGGACGTCATCGAGGTCGAGGCCCTCATCGAAGGCGTGCCCATGACCCTGGTAGACACGGCCGGTCTGGAAGCAACGGCCAGAGACGAGGCTGAGGCCGAAGGACAGCGGCGAGCCGCGGCCCGGCTGGCCGCGGCCGACCTGGTGCTGTTCGTCCTGGACCGGAGCCAGCCCTTGAGCCACGAGGATCGGCGCATCCTTTCCCTGACCCGGAACGATCACACCATTGCTGTCCTGAACAAGGCCGACCTGGCCCCGGCCTTTTCCATGCCGGAGGCTCAGGAGCTCCTGGGTTCGATTCCGGCCCTGTCCGTTTCCGCCAAGACCGGCGAGGGCCTGGCCGAACTGAAGGCCCAGATCTTTGAAAATGTAACCGGCGGCCGGACCAGCCCGAACCATGTGCCTCACCTGGCGCCAAACCTCAGGCATAAACAGGCGCTTCAGCAGGCCAGGTCGCCTCTGAGGCGCGCCATCCAGGGCCTTAAACAGGACCTGGCGCCTGAACTGATTGCCCTGGAGATCAGGTCAACCCTGGACGCAATCGGCCTTATCACCGGCCAGACCACTACGGATGAGATCCTGGACCGGATTTTTGAAAAATTTTGCCTGGGTAAGTGA
- a CDS encoding Jag N-terminal domain-containing protein, whose amino-acid sequence MPTIEFEGKTTEEAIEKACSQLHLAKDELNFEILSTGTSGIFGLLSGKKARIKVTIEEKLSAPPGTRTPKAAPEKPEAPPFSSAPATDTTARTPRPGPKKEKRAPEHRTEPIPGPRPQPDISALTSPTVPGPGEEVYQGPEEEAMTHAREVLEGILERMPLEASVAVSRINDRIILNIQGDNSGLLIGKKGVTLDAFQFLVNKIVNRSQAERCHVIVDTGDYRTRRHDALINLAHRMADKARSTRRPVSISALSAQERRIVHLTLKNESGLTTRSKGEGNYKKIMIFPDRAPQDRQPVGDFEAQAPSMPDTESALAQEELTDLETNHGSEELESQAPKE is encoded by the coding sequence ATGCCCACAATCGAATTTGAAGGAAAAACCACTGAAGAGGCCATAGAAAAAGCTTGCAGTCAATTACACCTGGCCAAGGACGAACTGAATTTTGAAATCCTTTCCACCGGCACTTCCGGAATCTTTGGACTTCTATCCGGGAAAAAAGCCCGCATCAAGGTCACCATAGAAGAGAAGCTCTCCGCTCCGCCCGGAACCAGGACCCCCAAAGCGGCCCCTGAAAAACCTGAAGCCCCGCCCTTTTCATCCGCTCCGGCCACAGACACGACCGCCCGGACGCCCCGGCCGGGACCTAAAAAGGAGAAGAGAGCGCCGGAGCACCGGACCGAACCAATTCCAGGCCCCAGGCCTCAGCCAGATATTTCAGCGCTGACTTCGCCTACCGTGCCCGGGCCCGGCGAGGAGGTGTATCAAGGCCCTGAAGAGGAAGCCATGACCCACGCCCGGGAGGTTCTGGAAGGTATCCTTGAAAGGATGCCTCTGGAGGCCTCGGTGGCCGTCTCCAGAATCAATGACCGCATCATCCTTAATATTCAAGGAGACAACAGCGGCCTGCTCATTGGCAAGAAAGGCGTAACCCTTGACGCCTTTCAGTTCCTGGTCAACAAAATCGTGAACCGCTCCCAGGCAGAGCGCTGCCATGTCATCGTTGACACCGGCGATTATCGCACCCGCCGGCACGACGCCTTGATCAACCTGGCCCACCGCATGGCCGACAAGGCCCGCAGCACCCGGCGGCCGGTTAGCATCAGCGCCCTTTCTGCCCAGGAACGGCGCATCGTCCACCTGACCCTTAAAAACGAATCGGGATTGACGACACGCAGCAAGGGCGAAGGCAATTATAAGAAAATTATGATCTTCCCAGACCGCGCCCCTCAAGACCGACAGCCGGTCGGAGATTTTGAAGCTCAAGCCCCGTCCATGCCAGATACTGAATCCGCCCTGGCACAGGAAGAGCTGACCGACCTTGAAACGAATCACGGTTCTGAGGAACTGGAGTCACAGGCCCCGAAAGAATAG
- the yidD gene encoding membrane protein insertion efficiency factor YidD, with the protein MVSTVFKKAFLYFIKAYQYFISPLFPPSCRFHPTCSCYACQALEKYGPLKGLRLTAIRLLKCHPWHPGGYDPVP; encoded by the coding sequence ATGGTCAGTACGGTCTTTAAAAAGGCCTTTCTTTATTTCATCAAGGCGTATCAGTATTTTATCTCTCCCTTGTTCCCACCGAGCTGTCGTTTTCATCCAACCTGCTCCTGCTATGCCTGCCAGGCACTGGAAAAGTACGGGCCATTGAAAGGGCTTCGGCTAACTGCGATCAGGCTATTGAAGTGTCATCCCTGGCATCCTGGCGGTTATGACCCTGTCCCGTAA
- a CDS encoding class I SAM-dependent methyltransferase codes for MPLDRLLIKAAQKLGLKLDHAQVSMLLTYLSELILWNKKINLIGPSTPADTVVRHLADSLAPLPFLPQGPLRVLDLGSGAGLPGLVLKTVRPSWTVTLCESNQKKAA; via the coding sequence ATGCCTCTGGACAGGCTTCTCATCAAAGCCGCTCAAAAACTGGGCCTTAAGTTAGACCACGCCCAGGTCTCCATGCTCCTGACCTATCTCTCTGAACTCATTCTCTGGAACAAAAAGATCAACCTCATCGGCCCCTCCACCCCGGCCGATACGGTGGTGCGGCACCTGGCCGACAGCCTGGCCCCGCTGCCTTTTCTGCCTCAAGGCCCCTTGAGAGTCCTCGACCTGGGTTCAGGCGCGGGCCTGCCCGGGCTGGTGCTCAAGACTGTCCGCCCGAGCTGGACCGTCACCCTGTGCGAATCGAACCAGAAAAAGGCGGC